The following are encoded in a window of Carassius auratus strain Wakin chromosome 6, ASM336829v1, whole genome shotgun sequence genomic DNA:
- the LOC113105174 gene encoding mucin-17-like → MLIQKTKTFIPFDEHEELITALLAGRWWAVMEVEDLLRSSCEKGEFGDLPTDQEVEAPQAAPVSAASPEEAPVLARTLQGATAGNGSQQEATVPARPSLCRKLRVPENMRQYVTRNIILTPLPLRQPMGRPTSSRAPVPTASPEQSLSVAYPEDAPDLARTPEDTPMPGVSPKGAPLPAMSPLKSSVLAAYPEEAPVLTTSPEGAPLPARSSKGAHVPAASLEAAPVPVSSNQELPVPSRILKRPTDPGSQWEVSVLSRNLQEATVPDGSQQEATVPARPPWRQKLRVPEDIRQYLKRKSILTSLPIRQVMGHSIPAASSVQAPVPVASPEEAPVLARKLQGATAANGSQQGAPVPARPSLCRKLRVPENMRQYVTRNVILTPLPLRQPMGRPTSPRTPVPTASPEQPLSVAYTEDAPDLTRTPEDTSMSGVSPKGAPLPARCPEGAPLPARSSLKSSVLAAYSEEGPILITSPEGAPLPARSSKGAHVPAASLEEAPVPARSPLNASVPAVYHKEAPLLTPSPEGATHLAHYPDRSSVPTGSPEEEASLLNRSSKGAPVPAASTVEAPVPARSTEGAPMSCASPREVPVPPTSPEGAPVLSALQEEVPVPAASSERATVSTVPASSHGGSARPIRSHKRAHRLTTPPPGSPRKRSTPWSNEVSDNVGMVHLPPLKKQCMKEDCTASPSSQHNLKRLCPWTTADSVNLSYLLFCFSDLLKNLYFKYFILHFNICRVMS, encoded by the exons ATGcttattcaaaaaacaaaaaccttcatCCCCTTTGATGAGCATGAGGAGCTCATCACAGCCCTCCTTGCAGGGCGGTGGTGGGCAGTAATGGAGGTCGAAGACCTCTTACGCTCCTCATGTGAGAAGGGTGAGTTTGGGGACCTCCCTACAGACCAGGAAGTAGAGGCCCCACAAGCAGCACCTGTGTCTGCTGCGTCCCCTGAGGAAGCACCTGTTCTGGCCAGAACCCTGCAAGGAGCAACTGCTGGCAATGGGTCCCAACAGGAGGCAACAGTTCCTGCCAGGCCCTCACTGTGCAGAAAACTGAGGGTCCCTGAAAACATGAGGCAGTATGTGACAAGAAATATCATTTTAACACCTTTGCCCCTAAGGCAACCCATGGGTCGTCCTACATCTTCCAGGGCACCTGTTCCCACTGCATCCCCTGAACAATCTCTGTCTGTTGCATACCCTGAGGATGCACCTGATTTGGCCAGGACTCCTGAAGATACACCTATGCCTGGTGTGTCTCCTAAGGGAGCACCTCTTCCTGCCATGTCACCTTTGAAGTCATCTGTGCTTGCTGCATACCCTGAGGAGGCACCTGTACTCACCACCTCCCCTGAGGGAGCACCTCTTCCAGCCAGATCCTCTAAGGGAGCGCATGTGCCTGCAGCGTCCTTGGAAGCAGCACCTGTTCCTGTCAGCTCCAATCAGGAACTGCCTGTGCCTTCCAGGATCCTAAAAAGACCAACTGATCCAGGGTCTCAGTGGGAAGTGTCTGTGCTTTCCAGGAACCTGCAAGAAGCAACTGTTCCTGATGGGTCCCAACAGGAAGCAACTGTGCCAGCTAGGCCGCCATGGAGGCAGAAACTGAGGGTCCCTGAAGATATCCGGCAGTATCTGAAAAGAAAATCCATCTTAACATCTTTGCCTATAAGGCAAGTCATGGGACATTCTATACCCGCAGCATCCTCTGTGCAAGCACCTGTGCCTGTTGCGTCCCCTGAGGAAGCACCTGTTCTGGCCAGAAAATTGCAAGGAGCAACTGCTGCCAATGGGTCCCAACAGGGAGCACCAGTTCCTGCCAGGCCCTCACTGTGCAGAAAACTAAGGGTCCCTGAAAACATGAGGCAGTATGTTACGAGGAATGTCATTTTAACGCCTTTGCCCCTAAGGCAACCCATGGGAAGACCTACATCTCCCAGGACACCTGTTCCCACTGCATCCCCTGAACAACCTCTGTCTGTTGCATACACTGAGGATGCACCTGATCTGACCAGGACTCCTGAGGATACATCTATGTCTGGTGTGTCTCCTAAGGGAGCACCTCTTCCAGCCAGGTGCCCTGAGGGAGCACCTCTTCCAGCCAGATCATCTCTGAAGTCATCTGTGCTTGCTGCATACTCTGAGGAGGGACCTATACTCATCACTTCCCCTGAGGGAGCACCTCTTCCAGCCAGATCCTCTAAGGGAGCGCATGTGCCTGCAGCGTCCTTGGAGGAAGCACCTGTTCCAGCCAGGTCACCTCTGAATGCATCTGTGCCTGCTGTATACCACAAGGAGGCACCTTTACTCACCCCCTCCCCTGAGGGAGCAACTCATCTGGCCCATTACCCTGATAGATCATCTGTACCCACTGGGTCTCCTGAGGAGGAAGCATCTCTTCTGAACAGGTCCTCCAAGGGAGCCCCTGTGCCTGCTGCATCCACTGTGGAAGCACCTGTACCAGCCAGGTCTACAGAGGGAGCACCCATGTCCTGTGCATCCCCCAGGGAAGTACCTGTTCCCCCCACATCCCCTGAGGGAGCACCTGTACTCTCTGCATTGCAAGAGGAAGTACCTGTGCCTGCTGCTTCCTCTGAGAGAGCAACTGTGTCTACTGTTCCAGCCAGTTCCCATGGGGGATCAGCTAGACCCATAAGGTCCCACAAGAGAGCACACAGACTTACCACACCCCCACCGGGGTCACCTCGGAAAAGGTCAACCCCATGGAGCAATGAAGTTTCA GACAATGTAGGAATGGTTCACCTTCCTCCACTGAAAAAACAATGTATGAAGGAAGACTGCACAGCCTCTCCAAGTTCTCAGCACAATCTGAAGAGGCTGTGCCCATGGACCACTGCAGACTCTGTAAATCTCTCCTATCTGTTATTTTGCTTTTCAGATTTGttaaaaaacctttattttaaatattttatattacacttTAATATATGTAGAGTTATGTCTTAA